In Plasmodium vivax chromosome 14, whole genome shotgun sequence, the genomic window GAATTTTAATTTCtgtggggggaagaggacGGAGGGGGGCGGCGAGAGACGCGGCGATGAGAGACGCGTCGAGAGCTACGGCGAGGGATCGGCGTGTAACGGGGCGGAGCGCGCAGCCAGTGCGAACAGGAGCGCCCCGCCCCACGTGCAGGTTACGCCCAACGTGCAGGCTACCCCGAACCCGCGCGTCGCGTCGAACGGCTCCCACAAATTCTCGCGGCTGCTGAGGAACGACGGCATGACGAACCACCAACAGGAGTCAAACCAGGTGGACTTGCGCAATGTTAGCACGCCGATGAAGTATTCGGAGGGCCGCCCCTTCGCTGTGGGGTTCAGCAGCACCATGGGTCCCGTTGGCAGCGTGTTGAAGGGagcccccccaaatgaggcACGAAatgggaggggggaaagtcGTCTACCCGCTGCTACCCGATTGGATAGCGCAGAGGGGGACAGTGAGGACGACTACTACCAACGCGTCGTGCGAAACATCTCAAACTGCAGCAGTGAGGAGAAGGACATGAGCGCTTTATTggaaaatgtggaaaatttaaataactaCGTTCTAAACATGGAGAGGGAAAATGAGCATCTAAATGAAATTCTGCAAACGAACAACAGCATCAGTGAGACGGTCAGATGTATTCAACAGGTGGTACTGACCAGAAAGAAAGTCATCCAAGACAGGAGGAATGTCATCAATGAGGAGTATGAGCTAATATCTCAGAAGCTGAAGGAATGTGAGTCCTTCTTCTGTGATTCTAATGATGGAGGGAAAGGAGAGAAGAAgttaaaagttttttatgaaatcgatgagaagaagaataccctaaaagggaaatatgagatgaagaaaatgcttTTGAAAAAGGCCGagtataaaattgaaaagctGCAAGAATACACAGATGCCGTGAAGATGAAGACGCTGGCCATTTCGGAGAGGTACAAGAAAACCTTCCTACTTATAGAGGAACTCTTCAGGCTGAAGATCATCAAAGACACGGAGAATGAGTTGGAGGTTTGCCTCATTCCGAAGAACACCAAGACGAACATGTGGCACAAGCTGCAGCTGGACAAGCGGGAGATGACCTCCGACGCCTGCGACTATTTGTGGAGCCAGATCGAGTCCTTCGTGGACAGGGACGCCCTCAACGGCTACCTCTGAGGGGGAGCCCCGtcaagcggcgaagcggttaagcggcggcgaagcggcggttAAGCAGCTAAGCTGCTAAGCGGTATACGTAGGGCAGCCCTTTTTTCGTACCGCGTGGACGTCTACCATGTCGCTACGCCCACCATGTTGCTACGACCACCATGTTCGATAAGCCCACTATGTCGCAACTTCCCCTTACGGATCGCTGCTCCGCTGCGCAATCTCTCACTTCTCTTCTCTCCACTTctctacttcttcttctttttttttccaaaatggcgCCTCCCCGCGCATGCCgcgtgtgcgttttttttttttttgtgttaaacAGCCATTTCAAATTCGCGTTTCAATCAGTCGTTATGGTTAGGCGGTGGGGTGCCGACAAAACAAAGGGGTGaagtaaaaagggaagaaatacAATAgggcagaaaaggaagagccaCAATGCGGCGCAAAGctgcacaaaaaaagaaacaaacgTGCGGACGCACACCTCCGCGTGGCCAGCTTGGGCAAAACCCGCGAAAGTAACTGCCCCTCCTTTCCaaaggatggaaaaaaaaaaaaaaaaaaaaattagctggGCCCACTAGCCAGTAGGAAGTCATTCAGCTTGACCAAGTGGGACCCCTCCTCCACGTACAGATCTCcatttataaatttgatGACCACATCTTTATCGTTAAGGAGGTACACATTaccgcttattttttttatcctaaATGGGATATTGGTTTCTTTGACGCTGTGGCTGAACTCGCAGAGGGCCACGTACACTGGGTCGTCCGCTCCAGGGCTTGTCGCGGTGAGCTTGAGCGGCGTGCCCAGGGGGAGTGACACCGCCGAGTCGGCGTCGTCTTTGACGCCCATCAACAGGTTGCTCTCCCCCGCTAGCAGCATCGCATCAAGGGCGTTGTTCTTTTCCGCCCTCTTGTTATACTCTAGCATGTGATTCTCCACATCGAGGCAGTCCTCATCGCTGTAGTGCACGAGGCTGCCAGTTGCGCCTGCCCCTGCCATTGCCCCTCTCGTTCTCCGCCGCCCCCCAGCGGGGTGGTGGTCCTTCAAATCGTCGCTCAACTCGATAGCGTCCTCCGTGTGCGAAATGCTGCTATTCCGattggagtttttttttttccagttaCTTTCCTGCAGCTTCTTTATCTCCTGGTCCTTCCTATACGTCTTCGCCTTCAGTTCGATTATCCTCTTTTCCAGGGTGTTATTTTCTAGCGTAGATTTTTGCAACAGGAGAGTGGTGTTGAGTAGCTTCTCATTTCTGTGGATGTGTTTGCTGAGGAGCTTCCTCAAGtggtcttcatttttcttcaaaattttaatttcgttgTTATTTTCGTAGATGAGCAGCTTGGACTCGTAGTCGAGTAGCCTGTCCTGGAGCTTCTCCACTTCGCAGGACTTCTTCAGCACTTCGTCCTTGAGGAGGTTCagctgtggggggggaagcagcaaagggggatacacacatatgtTAGTTTAGCGATTtgtgaagaagtggaaacAACCGCGTCTATGCGCGAGCGCTCCGCCCCACTACGGCGATGGCTCCCTCCTTTACTGCTCTCTTTGGTACCTCATTTTTGATCGTCTCGTTGGCCGCGAGCGCCTCGTTGTAGTGCGCGGAGAGCTTGGCGAACTCCTCGACGTGGCCCTGAATGGCCTCGTCCTTCTCCCGGTAAATTTCGTTAATGACGCTGGTGAAGCGCTCCTTCTGTTTCTTCAAATGGATGGCACACTCCTTCTttacatgttttattttctgctTCACATTAACCACATCGATGTTCTTTATCTCCATATCAAATTTGAGTCTATTAATATCGTgcaccattttgttattcTCTTCATCTTTGGCTAGCAGATTCTCGTGCAGCTTCTTCAGCTCATTGTCCTTATGTTTCAGTTCCTCCTCCAGCTGTTTATAattcatatgcatattttcgatttcaattttttggctATTCATGAGGGAGTTATTTAGACTGAGTCGGTTGATGAGGTCTGTGTTGCTCTGCTTGTATTTGATGATGTCTCTGTTGTTATTCAACTCGATGCTTTCAATGATGCTTCGCAATTCTGTGatttgctcctccttcttgtTCAGCTGGGTATATAATTCTTTGATTActctcttttgtttttctatattaagttttttttcttttatgtaaatgtcatttttgaGCAGCTTCTGGTTCGTTACGTTGAGGCAGTTCTCCACGCGGTGCACTTTGTTATTGGCGTCTACCTCCATTTcgttcttcacatttttgcatgccTTCAGGtgaaggtaatttttttctatttccttcttcagctcAGCTAGCTTTTCATTCTTCGTCATGTTTTCCTCGTTCAGGTAAAACAgctccttcgtttttttcttcagctcCTCGTTTAGAGTCACGATTTCTTCGTTTTGCGAAATTAGAATGTTCTTCATCTTTCTCATTAGGAAGTCTCCCCCGCTTGGCGCCTCAGCACCGGGGCCGGCGGCGGCTACAGCGGCGGTGGTGGCTGCTGTGGCTGCTGCTGCGGCGACGAGGGACGCGGCCCCCTCCGTGTTGTCCGAGCAGCTCTCGTTTTCCACGAACAGCTCGTGCAGGCGCGCGCTGCCCCTCTCGCACTGCTGACTCTTCAGCTTGAAGTCCagttctgcgggggggaagcggtggaatTAGCGGTGGGTGAAGGTGAAGAGATGACACGAAACGGGGAAACGATGGATGAAGTGATGACACGAAACGGGGAAACGATGGATGAAGTGATGGcacgaaatggggaaacgATGGATGAAGTGGTGGACGAAACGGCGCAATGACAGGCGACGCGATGCCGGGCTGCGCGCTCGCCTGGGAGACCTACCCATTTGGTATATCTCGTGGTCCTTCTGGTTTATCTGCGCCTTGAGCAGCCCTATGAGCTTCAGGAGGTTCTGCACCTTCAGCTGCATCTTCCCATCGTCCGACTTGTCCCACTTTTCCGGCTTGTCCCACTTTTCCGATTTGTCCCACCTGTCTGACCTCCCCTCGTTGACCTCCTCGCGCGGGTTGCTATCCCCCTCCGTCAGGTCAAAGTTGGGGATATTcacctgcacatgttcaTAACTATTTTCCGACGTGTCATTCGGCGGGGTGCACGGGCTGTGCCTTTCTTCGCTTACATGTTTGTCCATGCCTGCGTCTTCCATCACGGGCAGGGGAGATGGCCCCCTAGCCCGCGGGTCGCCTGCGCTCTCTTCGGTGGCACAGccctctgggggggggtAGCCCTCTGGGGAGGTGTAGCCTTTCGGGGAGGTGTAGCCTTTCGGGGAGGTGCAGTCTTCCGGGGAGGTGTAGCCTTTCGGGGAGGTGCAGTCTTCCGGGGAGGTGTAGCCTTTAGGGGAGGCTTCGTCACCTGGAGAGGCCTCATCACCTGGGGTGGCTTCACCTGCGGCACGGTCCACCGGCTCATCCTCCTCGACGCCTCCATCAACAACGGCGTTGGCAGCTCCAActgggcttccccccctggactcctcctccgccgcttcgGGGAAGTACAAGCCCATCATCTCGCTCGGATGCAGCGAGGACAcgtcctcctccgcttcccttttcagGTGCTCCTTTTCGTCATCTTCTTTCTCCTCAAGAGGGGTACCACTCGTGCGGGGGTTCATTTCGACCACGGGGTCTTCCAAACTGTTTATACCTTGGGGGCCCTCATCCTTCGAGAGGGGGTCACCactcctctccccctcccctgcgCTGTGCATGGTGGTGAGCACTCAGGAGGGAAAACGAGAAGGCACTCTTTCCTTTCCTGGCTTGGCGAAGCATTCaagaggaggggaagcaaataGGAAAAACCCAAAAGGTATTCTAAAGGGGGGACAAAAgaatctcttttttttttttttttctatccgTGAAGGTGATCAGATGGATCTGTTTCTCCGTGAGGGGGGTACTTCTGTGGAGGGCGCGCTTTcaaagtgaaagaaaaaaggagacgaAGCGATCgggaacaaataaaaacatcAATCGGTCCGacctgcttctccctctggTGAGCATAACACAGACGCAGCTGCGTAGCAGCCGAGTGTGTGgggtgaaaataaaacaaacgaGTTGGAGTGAAATGGAGGGGGAACTGCACGGATATGTGTGTTGCTAAATGGATGTGTAGTGATCCTTTGTGTGCAACGATGTAtaaatgtatgtacgtatgtaaatatatatttatttatatatatatatttatatgtgtgtgtttttttttttttttcccttggaGGAACCTCCCCCTCAGTGGGTCGAACTTTTCTCAAAAGGGAGGCGTCCCGGGGGGTCAACTCTGGTGGGGTTACTCCCCGTTTGTTCCTCCTCAATGGGTTTTTGGAAGGTGGGCCTTCGCCTACGCGGGCAAGCACACATCCAGCATGGGAGCGCAGTTGCGATGCGAATGTGCAGATGAGTCCCCCCACTGCGCAGACGAATGGTCCCTTTACGCGTTTTACGCTGAGGAAGACTACCGCTTGTCAGCACGCCCGCACACCCGGTTGGCCTTCCTTCCTCCCTGtgtgcttcccttttttgcttttgaaCGGCAGCACGGAGAGGGAGGAGCACCCGTGGGTGCAAAGGGATCGTGTAAAGGCGGGCGGGGTTACGCCAGGGCGTGCATGCAGGGGGGGTAAACGCACACGAAGGGGTCCGCAAAAAGAAGGCTATCAAAAAATggccgcaaaaaaaaaggctatcAACAAATggccgcaaaaaaaaaggctatcAACAAATGGCcgcaaaaaagggttatCACGAAATGATTCACTTGCGCAGGTTTGCAAACCGTCTGCATACAAACGGCTGCCCGCGCGTGGACATCAAAATGGGGTATACTCATACAGCCACagggggcgcaaaaaaaaaaaaaaattgacgaaAAAGTGACgaaaaatgacgaaaaaatggcaaaaatgacgaaaatgacgaaaatgacaaaaatgacaaaaatggagtgactccaaagtggcaaaaaaaaactgccacaATCGAAGCCAACGATGCAAACGATGCAAACGATGCAAACGATGCAAACACCACAATCGCCGCAATCGCCGCAATCGCCGCAATCGCCGCAAACAGCGCAACTACTGCAAAGGCGTGGCCGACGGACgggaacaaaaaacaaacgaaagTCGCGTTATGGACATGGTCCGCAGggacgcgaaaaaaaaattactcgTTTTATGCGGCCGAGCGAACTGGCGCCACAGGTGGACGCGAAGTGGACGCGAGCGAAAAGGCAGGCAATCAAAAttcggggaaaaaaaaaaggggggcgacAGAAAATGAAGGATTGCAGGCAAACTTGGCAAGTGGCACTCCACTTTCGTTCGTTTGCATAAAAAGGATGTAGCTTGTTTGCTTGCTCGGTTTGGTTGATTGGTTTGTTTGACTGGTTTATTTATtgggtttcttttttgcctcttttttgcttcctttttgttttattttttttttgcgagttGTATTTTTTGCCGAGAGGGACGACGCGATTTTGTGCCCCTCATGCAACGATCGTAAAAataccattttattttcgttcCGTTCTGCTCAgttttgctaaaaaatgaCGGCGTAGTTTTTTTCGCGCCCCCAAATGGAGTCGCAACGCGGAAGCCACATGTCATCCTTCCGCTCGTGCTTTCACCAAACGGGTAAACTACAACATGTCGCCTTTTCGCGGCAAACTGTTTAGTAAGTAATTTTgtgagcgttttttttttttatttccttttttttgcattccctGAGTAGCCACCAAATGgctgacatttttttttttttttttgcgaattgTCTCGTAAGACGCTGTTGCATGAGTGAAGTTGCGACGGATGTAATTCGACCCGCGCGTAGGGGTTCAGCGTGCCTGCATGGGGTAGGCAGCCCAGCAGGCGAGGAAGAGTAGCTTCTCATTGGTGGGCAGCCAAAAGGGTATATGTAAGGGAAacacgtattttttttttttttttttttttttttcccaacttTGCAAACGCATATGGGTGCCATGAAAACATATTTGTGGTGGTCCCTTCGACTGAGGAGTGGGTTGTTCGTTCATATGCCAAAATGTAACCTTTGCTAGCGCGCCCTGTGGACGGATGTCCATTGGGGGGGGACGCAAACAGGGCTGCATCGAACTGGCACGCTGCGGGACGGCGGCGCAGCCTCAGAGGCTCCCCACCCGACGGCGCCCCAAAAGCGAAACGCCAACAAACATGGTGGTactaaaaaagaacaaaaaagaggcgCCACGGACCCAGCTGTTGGCGCCGTACGCGTGGGCGACTCTCCCCGCCCACTGGCTGAGGACGGCGCGCACAGAAATGGGCTTCGCCTTCTCCAGCTGCGTTGGCTGCTCCAGCTGCTTTGActgccccccctgcgcgaaCAACTCCTGCTCCACGTTTATGAGGCACACCCCGCTGCACTCCTGCTGACAGTGCCGGTACTCGTCCGAACCCACGCCGAGGATATTTTCGCTAATGAACGTATTCATGTCCTCTTCAATTTCGCTTCGCTTGTAGCGAGCCGGCGTGGGGACTTCCTTATGCATCAAGTACAGGCAATGCttcaaattataattataaatgactATCCGTTTGCCAATGCGATCCGCGTTCTGCAGGTACTGCTCATGGAGGCAGTCCCTCCTCAGCTCCTTCGTCACGTacgtttcttccttttcataGCCCAGCTTCTTATAATATTGCCTTGTACCCACCCCCGCAATTATGCACATCCGGTTATACCCATAGTGGTAGGCAATCAATTCGGCGACGAGCACTAGGCACTTCCCCAGGCCTTTGTGCTGAACGAAATTCAGGTCCTCCTTAAAATCGTCGTGCTTTAGCAGCGAGCCGTAGACGTGGAGCTCTCTGATGAGGGCCGCCCCCTCCAGGCACTTGAAGGGCCGGTCGTCGCAGTGGTTGTTCTCGCTGCGCAGCCGCAGCCGCAGGAAGCCGAGCAGCGCCCGCTCGTTGTTGTTGTCTCGCGTGTGCAGAGGGGGTGGGCGGTTGGCCGTCGCCTCCCCGTTGGAGGTGGCCTCCCCATTGGAGATGCTCACCACTTTGGAAGCCGCCTCCCCATTGGAAGTGGCCACCCCGTTGGTTGCCGCATCCTCCTTGGAAGGGGTCACCACTGTGGGTGCCGCCCCCACCTCGGCGAACAAATTGACGGAGGAGAGCCCGATGCAATCTTCGTCCGCTCGCTCACTTTGCGGCGGCGTAGGGGGTACCTCGGCGGGGTCCTCCGTCCGGGTGGGGTCCCCACCGCCTGGCTTGCTGTTTCCTTGTCCCTTCTGCTCCACCCTCTGCTTCtgattcttctttttccgcttGCCTGCGGGGGCGGCCCCCCGGCGAGCCTTCTTGACCCCCTGAAAGGTGAGGAAGAACTCGCGCCCCCCGAGGGTGGGATACTGGTATATTTGCAGGAAAACGGAGCCGTCCCCCTTTTCGATCTCCTGGCTCTTCACCTCC contains:
- a CDS encoding hypothetical protein, conserved (encoded by transcript PVX_124015A), producing MHSAGEGERSGDPLSKDEGPQGINSLEDPVVEMNPRTSGTPLEEKEDDEKEHLKREAEEDVSSLHPSEMMGLYFPEAAEEESRGGSPVGAANAVVDGGVEEDEPVDRAAGEATPGDEASPGDEASPKGYTSPEDCTSPKGYTSPEDCTSPKGYTSPKGYTSPEGYPPPEGCATEESAGDPRARGPSPLPVMEDAGMDKHVSEERHSPCTPPNDTSENSYEHVQVNIPNFDLTEGDSNPREEVNEGRSDRWDKSEKWDKPEKWDKSDDGKMQLKVQNLLKLIGLLKAQINQKDHEIYQMELDFKLKSQQCERGSARLHELFVENESCSDNTEGAASLVAAAAATAATTAAVAAAGPGAEAPSGGDFLMRKMKNILISQNEEIVTLNEELKKKTKELFYLNEENMTKNEKLAELKKEIEKNYLHLKACKNVKNEMEVDANNKVHRVENCLNVTNQKLLKNDIYIKEKKLNIEKQKRVIKELYTQLNKKEEQITELRSIIESIELNNNRDIIKYKQSNTDLINRLSLNNSLMNSQKIEIENMHMNYKQLEEELKHKDNELKKLHENLLAKDEENNKMVHDINRLKFDMEIKNIDVVNVKQKIKHVKKECAIHLKKQKERFTSVINEIYREKDEAIQGHVEEFAKLSAHYNEALAANETIKNELNLLKDEVLKKSCEVEKLQDRLLDYESKLLIYENNNEIKILKKNEDHLRKLLSKHIHRNEKLLNTTLLLQKSTLENNTLEKRIIELKAKTYRKDQEIKKLQESNWKKKNSNRNSSISHTEDAIELSDDLKDHHPAGGRRRTRGAMAGAGATGSLVHYSDEDCLDVENHMLEYNKRAEKNNALDAMLLAGESNLLMGVKDDADSAVSLPLGTPLKLTATSPGADDPVYVALCEFSHSVKETNIPFRIKKISGNVYLLNDKDVVIKFINGDLYVEEGSHLVKLNDFLLASGPS